A single genomic interval of Cupriavidus sp. MP-37 harbors:
- a CDS encoding pseudouridine synthase → MTLIALNKPFGTMSQFSEHPTRPTLASCVSVRGVYPAGRLDADSEGLLLLTDDGALQARIADPRHKLEKTYLAQVEGIPDAEALARLRAGVDLGDFVTQPATVRAIEAPDWLWPRHPPVRFRAAIPTAWLELKIREGKNRQVRRMTAAVGFPTLRLIRVAIGALDLRALGLAPGESCEVPLAESGLPLATSPGRPAPAPRTHVSKTRQANVAKRRLRYKS, encoded by the coding sequence ATGACCCTGATTGCCCTGAACAAGCCGTTTGGCACCATGAGCCAGTTCTCGGAACACCCGACGCGGCCGACGCTGGCATCCTGCGTCTCCGTGCGGGGCGTCTATCCCGCCGGGCGGCTCGATGCCGACAGCGAGGGCTTGCTGCTGCTGACCGACGATGGCGCGCTGCAGGCGCGCATCGCGGACCCGCGCCACAAGTTGGAAAAAACCTACCTGGCGCAGGTCGAAGGCATTCCCGATGCCGAGGCCCTGGCCCGCTTGCGCGCCGGCGTCGATCTCGGCGATTTCGTGACGCAGCCGGCGACGGTACGGGCCATCGAAGCGCCAGACTGGCTGTGGCCGCGCCACCCGCCGGTGCGCTTTCGCGCAGCCATCCCGACCGCGTGGCTGGAACTGAAGATCCGGGAAGGCAAGAACCGGCAGGTGCGGCGCATGACGGCGGCGGTGGGGTTTCCGACGCTGCGGCTGATCCGGGTGGCAATCGGCGCGCTCGACCTGCGCGCGCTCGGCCTTGCGCCAGGCGAAAGCTGCGAGGTGCCGCTCGCCGAGTCGGGCCTGCCGCTGGCAACGTCCCCAGGACGCCCGGCACCGGCACCGCGCACTCATGTCTCCAAAACCAGACAGGCGAACGTCGCCAAGCGGCGCTTACGTTACAAAAGCTAA